The following proteins come from a genomic window of Gossypium raimondii isolate GPD5lz chromosome 5, ASM2569854v1, whole genome shotgun sequence:
- the LOC105766231 gene encoding UPF0496 protein At3g19330, whose translation MSSFPSPLQTQTRSHSMSQNSCPQHSQGNVASPFPDVLREHENCLCKCLNQICSSLSGNFTDDTPRSSTIQLSPTLNLSHEYSLALQNNSYNEIRHMIEAQMQVENVIEGEGTDAHHLRLSPVLRPNRDCVHQALLHTNPNATLTHLLSTYFDHSENITTLCLMLRQCVSRARTLYAPITHLLQEFPYDPSSIHISQCNSAIDVFTQFDSLDNPFPSPDSHDFNEMHHSFSQLKEQLDHHRNKSLSRFRFLHRATSGSAFCLIGTVVGVATSAVVISTHALAAFVCLVSTSLCPIYVPSHLKKKQLAHMAQLYAAARSGTFFHINYLESIVCLVDLLHSAVKGDRELIRIALKSRDIYPIYEVVKYLRNSRNKFFDKLKELEDHIYFCFDAVNKSRANLVDQIHPHQSSNS comes from the coding sequence ATGTCCTCGTTCCCAAGCCCGCTGCAAACTCAAACTCGTTCTCATTCAATGAGTCAAAATTCTTGTCCCCAACATTCCCAAGGTAATGTTGCTTCGCCATTCCCCGATGTTCTTCGCGAGCACGAGAACTGTTTGTGTAAATGCCTCAATCAAATTTGCTCTTCTCTATCCGGGAATTTCACTGATGACACCCCCAGATCCAGCACCATTCAGCTCTCGCCTACTTTAAATCTCAGTCACGAGTACAGTCTCGCTTTGCAGAACAATTCTTACAATGAGATACGCCACATGATTGAAGCTCAAATGCAAGTCGAGAATGTGATTGAAGGCGAGGGTACAGATGCCCATCACTTGCGTTTGTCGCCGGTACTGCGCCCCAACAGAGATTGCGTCCACCAAGCTCTTCTCCACACAAATCCCAATGCTACACTCACTCACTTGCTTTCTACGTACTTTGATCACAGCGAAAATATCACCACTCTTTGCCTCATGCTCCGCCAATGCGTATCTCGTGCTCGTACTCTGTATGCTCCTATTACTCATCTTCTTCAGGAGTTCCCTTATGACCCAAGTTCTATCCATATCTCGCAATGTAACTCCGCCATTGATGTTTTCACCCAATTCGATAGCCTTGACAATCCTTTCCCATCTCCTGATTCCCATGATTTCAACGAAATGCACCACAGTTTCTCCCAGCTCAAGGAGCAGCTTGATCACCACCGCAACAAATCCCTTTCTAGATTTCGCTTCTTGCACCGCGCAACTTCTGGCTCTGCCTTTTGCCTAATTGGCACTGTTGTTGGAGTTGCCACTTCGGCCGTGGTTATCTCCACTCATGCCCTGGCTGCCTTTGTATGCCTGGTCTCTACCTCACTTTGTCCTATTTATGTTCCAAGTCATCTCAAGAAGAAACAGCTTGCGCATATGGCTCAGCTGTATGCTGCTGCCAGAAGTGGAACTTTTTTCCATATCAATTATCTTGAGTCTATTGTCTGCCTTGTTGACTTGTTGCATTCTGCTGTTAAGGGCGATAGGGAGCTTATAAGAATTGCGTTGAAAAGTAGGGACATATATCCCATCTATGAAGTCGTGAAATATCTCCGCAATAGCCGCAACAAATTTTTTGACAAGCTCAAAGAACTTGAGGATCATATATACTTTTGCTTTGATGCTGTCAATAAATCCAGAGCTAATCTGGTTGACCAGATCCATCCTCATCAATCTTCTAATTCATGA